One region of Triticum aestivum cultivar Chinese Spring chromosome 6B, IWGSC CS RefSeq v2.1, whole genome shotgun sequence genomic DNA includes:
- the LOC123134876 gene encoding uncharacterized protein has translation MSTAAASRPSGPVLLSPFPNYQSASLSRVKLSVAGSPVKSVSVSSPPSSPVGGAPKIGRSCMCSPTNHPGSFRCSLHKERKQEAPAVSSTRPASPPSPPSKRTASPFAQLFPGGSGCSRRSYSGLAQRVPMGSGHWARKALVPSHAVQQLQHRKRVVERFHAGPSRLSAASMAGRSNQ, from the coding sequence ATGTCGACGGCGGCTGCATCCCGGCCCAGCGGCCCTGTGCTTCTGAGCCCCTTTCCCAACTACCAATCCGCCTCGCTCTCCCGTGTCAAGCTCTCCGTCGCCGGCTCGCCGGTCAAGTCCGTCAGCGTCTcgtctcccccctcctcccccgtGGGCGGCGCCCCCAAGATCGGTCGGTCATGCATGTGTTCCCCAACAAACCACCCGGGCTCGTTCCGCTGCAGCCTCCACAAGGAGCGCAAGCAGGAGGCCCCCGCCGTCAGCAGCACCAGGCCCGCCTCCCCGCCTTCGCCGCCGTCGAAGCGCACGGCGAGCCCGTTCGCGCAGCTCTTCCCCGGCGGCAGCGGCTGCTCTAGACGCTCATACAGCGGGCTGGCGCAGCGCGTTCCCATGGGCAGCGGGCACTGGGCACGCAAGGCGCTCGTGCCGTCCCACGCGGTGCAGCAGCTGCAGCACCGGAAGCGAGTGGTGGAGCGGTTCCATGCCGGGCCCAGCCGGCTCTCCGCCGCCTCCATGGCCGGCCGCAGCAACCAGTAA